From Synechococcus sp. A10-1-5-1, a single genomic window includes:
- a CDS encoding lytic transglycosylase domain-containing protein, producing the protein MAQRPLSAEQRQSLLGTALIGLCCLGTGIALAAGRQWLVQLAPPLTPNNSAAELARNRRQSLDPDRRRDAALLLSAQPKSTPEERRYWLQGQGWGNHGGNRVLAAISLKRAAQAAQASGRPQEAQVLWGELLRRFPQEPASADALYALGRRQPKLRRTLLKRFAPHPAALAAALEAGDALHLARWGARWPGAETLLLQTCEEQQAALSAEDKQLLAAGLVQLGRGQQALNCLGETAPTAELQLRLAQILLRGSRAQQTQAEELLVRLANREGPEGFEAARLLAQSPAPRAVEQLQQLPPSLQDSAPVQARLAEAGQVDPAAVLSRWPNDPASWELQWSEARQALLQRDWSQASRWLSQLDSATLPAPLAARQLFWQGWSAQQQGDQASAEQFWRRTQRSQPLGYYSWRAKERLGETSNSEHSAEALQFWQPLASGDPRIDALWQRGQALEAWESWRTKQGGKPPLHPEEFLIEGRLRTAIGDDWTGLGQLERASFRLPQIGCRGQLERERQLHPRRFSAELNAASQANAVDLALLLAVAKQESRFSPTVRSGAGASGLLQLMPATASELAGESLDHEALSDPERNGALGAAYLKQLLRGAAGNLFQAIASYNAGPGAVGGWLKREGFDLQREPELWTEAIPYPETRLYTKKVLGNYWSYRQLGQRAEDLCR; encoded by the coding sequence TTGGCCCAGCGCCCCCTCTCCGCTGAACAACGCCAAAGCCTTCTTGGCACCGCGCTGATTGGTCTCTGCTGCCTTGGAACAGGCATTGCCCTGGCAGCCGGACGTCAGTGGCTGGTGCAACTGGCTCCTCCCCTAACCCCCAACAACAGCGCGGCCGAGCTGGCACGCAACCGAAGGCAAAGCCTGGATCCAGACCGGAGACGTGATGCGGCACTCCTGCTGAGTGCCCAGCCCAAGAGCACGCCCGAAGAGCGCCGGTATTGGCTCCAGGGCCAGGGCTGGGGCAATCACGGAGGCAATCGGGTACTGGCCGCCATCAGCCTCAAGCGCGCGGCCCAGGCTGCCCAAGCCAGCGGACGCCCCCAGGAAGCCCAGGTGCTCTGGGGGGAATTGCTGCGCCGCTTCCCGCAGGAGCCCGCCAGTGCTGATGCCCTGTATGCCCTGGGCCGGAGGCAACCCAAGCTGCGGCGCACCCTGCTGAAGCGCTTTGCCCCCCACCCAGCAGCCCTGGCGGCAGCGCTGGAAGCAGGCGATGCGCTGCATCTGGCTCGTTGGGGAGCCCGCTGGCCCGGCGCTGAAACGCTCCTGCTCCAAACCTGCGAAGAGCAACAGGCCGCGCTCAGCGCTGAAGACAAACAGCTGCTGGCCGCGGGTCTCGTGCAACTGGGGCGCGGCCAGCAGGCCCTGAACTGCCTGGGGGAGACGGCCCCCACCGCTGAACTGCAGCTTCGACTCGCCCAAATCCTGCTGCGTGGGAGCCGCGCGCAACAAACGCAGGCCGAAGAGTTACTGGTGCGCCTTGCCAACCGCGAGGGCCCGGAGGGATTCGAAGCAGCGCGCCTGTTGGCGCAGTCCCCTGCTCCCAGAGCGGTTGAACAGCTCCAGCAACTGCCGCCGTCGCTCCAGGACAGCGCCCCGGTGCAGGCACGTCTCGCCGAAGCCGGGCAAGTTGACCCAGCCGCGGTGCTGAGCCGCTGGCCCAACGATCCCGCCAGCTGGGAGCTGCAGTGGAGCGAGGCCCGCCAGGCGCTACTGCAGCGTGACTGGAGCCAAGCCAGCCGCTGGCTCAGCCAACTGGACAGCGCAACCCTGCCAGCCCCCCTGGCGGCGCGCCAATTGTTCTGGCAAGGCTGGAGTGCCCAGCAACAGGGGGACCAGGCGAGCGCCGAGCAGTTCTGGCGGCGAACCCAACGCAGCCAGCCGCTGGGCTACTACAGCTGGCGGGCCAAAGAACGTCTGGGTGAGACCAGCAACAGCGAGCACAGCGCAGAGGCGCTTCAGTTCTGGCAACCCCTGGCCAGTGGTGATCCACGCATCGATGCCCTCTGGCAGCGGGGCCAAGCGCTAGAGGCTTGGGAAAGCTGGCGCACCAAGCAAGGGGGAAAGCCCCCCCTCCATCCAGAGGAGTTCCTGATCGAAGGTCGCCTGCGCACGGCGATCGGGGATGACTGGACGGGCCTGGGACAACTCGAGCGCGCCAGCTTCCGCCTCCCCCAGATCGGCTGCAGGGGACAACTGGAGCGTGAGCGCCAGCTCCACCCGAGGCGCTTCTCAGCGGAGCTGAATGCTGCCAGCCAAGCCAACGCTGTCGATCTGGCTCTCTTGCTGGCAGTCGCAAAACAGGAATCGCGCTTCAGCCCAACCGTGCGCTCAGGGGCCGGAGCCAGTGGGCTGCTGCAACTGATGCCGGCCACCGCCAGCGAACTGGCAGGAGAATCCTTGGACCATGAGGCCCTCAGCGACCCCGAACGCAACGGAGCCCTAGGAGCGGCCTACCTCAAGCAACTCCTCAGGGGCGCCGCGGGGAATCTTTTCCAAGCGATCGCCAGCTACAACGCCGGCCCCGGTGCCGTCGGCGGATGGCTCAAACGTGAAGGCTTCGATCTGCAGCGCGAACCTGAGCTCTGGACTGAAGCCATCCCCTATCCCGAAACCCGGCTGTACACCAAAAAAGTGCTGGGGAATTACTGGAGCTACCGGCAGCTTGGCCAGCGGGCAGAAGACCTTTGCCGCTGA
- a CDS encoding NIL domain-containing protein → MKRRITLHFPREAVHQPITYRLAVEFDIAAKILRAQIAPNQSGTMVVELSGDIDDLDAAEQWLEGQGLGLNRASGEIAIDPQRCVDCGICTSVCPSGALSCTAPSWRLTFNAQRCLVCEQCIPSCPFEAIALVLDQAVTADQ, encoded by the coding sequence TTGAAACGCCGCATCACCCTTCACTTTCCGCGGGAGGCGGTGCATCAGCCGATTACCTATCGCCTGGCGGTTGAATTTGATATCGCCGCCAAAATCCTTCGGGCTCAGATCGCGCCCAACCAGAGCGGGACGATGGTGGTGGAGCTCTCGGGCGACATCGACGATCTGGATGCGGCCGAGCAGTGGTTGGAGGGGCAGGGTCTGGGCCTGAACCGGGCCTCCGGTGAGATTGCGATTGATCCGCAGCGTTGCGTGGACTGCGGGATTTGCACCAGCGTCTGCCCAAGTGGAGCCCTGAGTTGCACCGCCCCCAGTTGGCGGCTGACGTTCAACGCGCAGCGCTGTCTGGTCTGCGAGCAATGCATCCCCTCATGTCCGTTTGAAGCCATCGCCCTGGTGTTGGATCAAGCTGTGACCGCTGACCAGTGA
- a CDS encoding thioredoxin domain-containing protein: MAQSTNTPPVDSNTAALGRRERMLLAAVAALLALGLFLLRGGLSPAAPLEKLARQSLEPAVALSNGRPSLIEFYADWCEACQAMAPAMERVEGEHHEQLDVVLLNVDNPRWQPEVDRYDVNGIPQLEFFDASGAPIGRAVGARNQGELEALSAALISGSPLPAMAGVAETSVLPKAETTAMAGPRSHS, from the coding sequence TTGGCCCAAAGCACGAACACACCTCCTGTGGACAGCAACACAGCAGCCCTGGGACGGCGCGAGCGGATGCTGCTCGCCGCGGTGGCAGCCCTGCTGGCCCTGGGGCTCTTCCTTCTGCGCGGGGGGCTCTCGCCGGCAGCCCCGTTGGAAAAACTGGCACGCCAATCGCTCGAACCCGCCGTCGCGCTCAGCAACGGCCGGCCGAGCCTGATCGAGTTCTACGCCGACTGGTGCGAGGCCTGCCAAGCCATGGCCCCAGCGATGGAGCGGGTGGAGGGCGAACACCACGAGCAACTCGATGTTGTGCTGCTCAATGTCGACAACCCCCGCTGGCAACCGGAGGTGGATCGCTACGACGTGAATGGCATCCCGCAGCTGGAGTTCTTCGATGCCAGTGGCGCCCCCATTGGCCGCGCCGTTGGGGCCCGCAATCAAGGCGAATTGGAGGCCCTGAGCGCCGCCCTGATCAGCGGTTCCCCCTTACCGGCCATGGCTGGAGTCGCCGAGACCAGCGTTTTACCGAAAGCAGAGACCACCGCCATGGCAGGTCCCCGCAGCCACAGCTGA
- the thyX gene encoding FAD-dependent thymidylate synthase, whose product MKRFRVELIAATPNPQQCVYAGMHQDYSEGFVAADRGEWPDETRAGEICVKRLLAGERGHYGPLEHAQIVLNVGWFPHSVMQQARTHRVGVSFDVQSMRYTGDRICRAANGELELEEVFYLRPEGQYSDRQGKKYTYTAEERQKDLALCQVAAERYRDMLAAGFAEEHARGILPFDYRQHFVVSFSLRAFLHFMDLRAKLDAQEEIRVLCDLMWPHLQAWAPEFAAWYEKSRLHKARLAP is encoded by the coding sequence ATGAAACGCTTTCGGGTTGAGCTGATTGCAGCGACCCCCAACCCCCAGCAGTGCGTCTACGCGGGGATGCACCAGGACTACAGCGAAGGGTTTGTGGCCGCTGATCGGGGGGAATGGCCTGATGAGACCCGCGCCGGAGAGATCTGCGTCAAACGTCTACTGGCCGGCGAGCGCGGTCACTACGGACCGCTCGAGCACGCCCAGATCGTTCTGAATGTCGGCTGGTTCCCCCACTCTGTGATGCAGCAGGCCCGCACCCACAGGGTGGGCGTGAGCTTTGACGTCCAATCGATGCGCTACACGGGCGATCGGATCTGCCGTGCCGCCAACGGGGAACTCGAACTGGAAGAGGTCTTCTACCTCCGGCCGGAAGGGCAGTACAGCGATCGACAAGGCAAGAAGTACACCTACACGGCTGAAGAGCGGCAGAAGGATCTCGCCCTCTGCCAAGTGGCCGCTGAGCGCTACCGCGACATGCTGGCGGCCGGCTTCGCGGAAGAACACGCCCGCGGAATCTTGCCCTTCGATTACCGCCAGCACTTTGTGGTGAGCTTCTCGCTGCGGGCGTTCCTGCACTTCATGGACCTGCGCGCCAAGCTCGACGCCCAGGAAGAGATCCGGGTGCTCTGTGACCTGATGTGGCCACACCTCCAGGCCTGGGCCCCAGAGTTTGCGGCTTGGTACGAAAAGAGCCGCCTACACAAGGCGCGTTTGGCTCCCTGA
- the dcd gene encoding dCTP deaminase, which produces MLKNDRWINEQAAAGMLEPFQPQLVRHLDPENSEKPVLSFGCSSYGYDLRLSPQEFLIFRHVPGTIMNPKRFNPANLEPVPLHEDEDGSYFILPAHSYGLGVALEKMRVPPNITVICLGKSTYARLGIIVNTTPAEASWEGHLTLEFSNSSGADCRIYANEGICQLLFFEGDPCETTYKDRAGKYQHQPERVTLARI; this is translated from the coding sequence ATGCTCAAAAACGACCGTTGGATCAATGAGCAGGCCGCTGCGGGCATGCTCGAGCCGTTTCAGCCGCAGCTGGTTCGTCATCTCGATCCTGAGAACAGTGAAAAGCCGGTTCTGAGCTTTGGCTGCTCGTCCTATGGCTACGACCTGCGCCTGTCCCCCCAGGAGTTCCTGATCTTCCGGCACGTGCCTGGCACGATCATGAACCCCAAGCGCTTCAATCCAGCCAACTTGGAGCCCGTGCCTTTGCACGAGGACGAAGACGGCTCGTACTTCATCCTCCCGGCCCATTCCTATGGGTTGGGTGTGGCGCTCGAGAAGATGCGTGTGCCACCCAACATCACCGTGATCTGCCTGGGCAAGAGCACCTATGCCCGCCTGGGAATCATCGTCAACACCACTCCAGCTGAGGCCAGCTGGGAAGGTCACCTGACCTTGGAGTTCAGCAACTCCTCCGGTGCGGACTGCCGGATTTATGCCAATGAGGGCATCTGCCAGCTGCTCTTTTTTGAAGGAGACCCCTGCGAGACGACCTACAAGGACCGGGCCGGGAAGTACCAGCACCAGCCCGAGCGGGTCACCCTGGCGCGAATCTGA